The genomic window TCGGGTATTCTGAGGAAAGGGCGGAAGAGGCGCAAAGGGCCGAGTGGCCACGCCTGCTCCTGTCCCTTATTTTCAGaagcacgagtttacctttgcgccttgttctcccttggttttcagccgttcggattgcacaggggagcggtgagagctccggagatccatcggcagccgctgcggggcaGCTCCCGTCTCCGGGCAGGAAGGGACGGGTCTGGGAGAGAACtccagacaacaggccccgatcctcggcggggaaaggccgggcgtcctccgtgtagctgaaacatctcacggaatctccgctagtctcttcagctctgccttcgaaAGGATTCACGACCCGCCGGTGGTGCAGCCGAAACCCGAGGCGCAGCTCCCGGTCTCCGGCCCACTCGGTCCCGGTTCCAAACTCAGGCCCGGCCGGGCGCTCAGCGTCCCGCCCACTAACACCCTCAGCCAATGGGAGCACCTCTCTCCCTGCGGTGATCTCTGattggctgtgtgtgtgagaggacggGCTGCTGCTGGGAGCTGGacatgtcagtcacagtttgttcttAGGATTTTGATTCTGTGATCCTTGGTTCCACTGCCCAACCAGgagaaacatcattcctgcccctaccctgtaaataccctgtgagactgtgtctgtctcaatcAGGAAGTTTCTCCATATAAACCTTGTGTTAATGAAATTGGTGACAGTTCTTTCAGACCAGCAGCTTTGACCACAAGGACACCAGACAGTGGTCAGCACGGAATGTCCTGCAGTTACTGCAGCAGAAGGACTGGATGGACACTGTggagtggttccctgagcagacagtccagactatctggcagaatgcctcatcaccacatctcaccaacaggcaccaagtcCTCGCCTCGTCTGAcggcgagagggcccctcccagtctgatccttgctgcatgcccggagatcactcccacagcgcgctgccccgagattactgcagtggagacgagagagtccctcccagtctgatccttgctgcatgcccggagatcactcccacagcgcgctgccccgagattactgcagtggagacgagacggTCTCTCACCTCTTTGCGGACTGTGGGCTGGCGAAgatctgtggagaaagatgcaAGGGCCTGTGCCACAGCAACTGCGTGACAGAAGGCTCACTGATCCTCAGGCTGTTCCTAGGACGCGCAGAGAAACGGACAGCGaatgctgctggaagatcatcaactcgggGAAAGACGCCCGAAACTTGTTGGCCTGCCATCACATCGAGATGTCCGGAGAGCAGCGGTTCCCAACCTCGGGTCCACGGTTACTGGTATCGGTCTTTGGcacaaaatgttgggaacccctgtgatgcaccatcaataactctcggagaagtgagtcaaggtaggctgttattggctggaagaaagcaccgtcagcagcaagcgaccaccacacaacatcctggagactgagggaggagcagtgccacCAATCGCCTTTATAGAGGGGTGCCTTTATAGAGGGGTGCTTtatagaggagcctcaggaacagtcagcgcgcgggggagggggggggtgtccagacaggtatatgtagttcaccacaccctgtcatacaggaatgctgccgactggcacagtCCAGACTACAGGGACACCATTGGAACTATCGGGTCCCTCTACTGCTCGACTGGGAGAGGCCGGGTTGGCTGAGGAAGCCTCACAATTATTGTTCACCACCCCAGGGGGCACATGAGCGACAACAGACAACAGAATACCCCACAGAGAACGAATGTAACTTCATTGGGTAAAGGGATTGGCACGTTTTATCATTCTAAGTATTTTATATAAAGCTTATTTTGATTAAAAAAATGTATCAACATCTGATCTGTATCCAGAGTGAAGGAGACCAGGCCCTCGATTGGAGATGGGTCGGACATGGGTCAAGTCACGAAGTTTTTCTCACGAAGGGCTGTTCAAATCAGGACCTCACCGAGAaaataacattttccaccctgTGACGTAAAATGACCAGTCCTGTGCTTTTTCCTGCAGCCACGGGTCGGTCATCACCACTGCATCTCTCTCCTCACAGCACAATATTCTCTCCGCATCCCCAGTTTAATGGCATGTTTTCACTGTTTACTTATTCACCGTTTTACCCTCCACTCCGACTCTCTTAGACCTggagaaagataaaaaaaaacgagctgctggaggaactcagcgggtcgggcagcatctgtggagggaaatggacaatcgacatttcgggttgagacagttcagatgaaggatctcgatCCGGAAAGGTCCTTCCGATCGGAGCGATGGGGCCTTTGGACAGTCAGCTAACGTTTTTTGTTGCTCTACGTGTTTACGAGATGGGGTTGCTGGGTTTATGGCCAACTCACCTACGCTCATCGCCGGGATTAGACAGTCCATTGGGCGTTTTCTTATCTTTTCCCTGTTTAATTTGTTTTTGATCCCACACTAACATGGAAATAGCCAGCATTTCCACTGAACATATCCAGCAGCAGAATGTTCACTCCCTGAGACtgcagcgcgcgtagtggacaatcgcGGTACTGCAGGGGATCAGTTGCTCCCCGAAAGTGAAaacattctgaatcaggaagttaacatggcttcgaaaagAAAGGCCGAGAGTTGGACCGAGGAGGCAATTTGTCCcgtctgcctggatttcttcaccgatccggttatactggagtgcggacacaacttctgtcgctcttgtatcacacggtgttgggaagagcaggagagaaactcctgcccggaatgtagagaggcGTTTGCTGActgcaccctcagggtgaatcgggccttagcaaatctggctgaaaaagctcgaaatctaaacctgaacccgaaagggaaggaaaggaaACGTCACTGcaaggaacatgaggaagaactgaagctgttttgtgaaacggacagGACACCGATCTGTGTGATCTGTAGAGACGcgcaggaacacagagagcaccgcttcatgccgattaaagaagctgttaaaatctaCACGGTAAAAATAACATTAATTTAATACTTAACGCATTTCCTTTCTCCTACAAATCATCACACGAGCCTCTATAactaacacatcattctctgcaacttctgccgtCTCCAACGGGATTCTAGCATCTCTCCGTCCCACAGCCCACCTCCTCACCCCGCAACTGACCGCTCTCGATACGGATCGCGCTCTACATACTGTATCGCCCTGATCCAGTCGCTCctgcccactgatctccctcctggcactgatACTTgaaaatgggacaagtgggatctgactcctaacctcctccctcgtcaccattcagggccgcaaacagcccagttcctcccgtttcttccatggtcgattgtcctctcgtattagattacttcttctacagccctttacatcttccacctgtcccctctcagcttctcacttcatcatcctcccccacgttccccctcacgatgtctcacccgtcacctgtcagctggttctcgtccccaacctttttattttggctcctgtcccattccttcccagtcctgatgaagggtctcatcccggaacaccgactgtttatttcccctgaatagttgctgcctgactcattgagttcctccggcattttgtgtgataatcgggtttgatcacctgtttcttttggtgcatctttgtttctatttccttcactctctTACTTCTAGGATCAGataaaatcttccttagactctctcacaaaaaagaaatcagacttccaggaaaaggagcagcaacagaaagagaagatttccggagttcgggtgaggcttcctgagcggaatttctgatattactgtcgatttttgctccatttaatgcagaataaccgagtatcgcagctccagtgacctgggttcgatcctgacctctgctgctgtctgtgtggagtttgcagacTCCCCCTGTCCGACACATCCCAAGGACATACTGGATGAATGGCATATTACCGTTAACCTTGTAAAGGTGGGGACGGTGTGTGTGAATCAGATGGGAGTTTATGGGTCAGAAGTGAGGGTAGGTTTCAGCAAAACGTGAGGGAATGGTGTTGACGGGAATGCATGGACTTTGACAGACCGAACTGAACGACAAAAggaaacagagcacagcaatgcagtatattaatcttcacctttccttcgacaggaacagtcacacagccttcagtcccacgtcacatcccagtttgctgaactgcgccagattatcactgagaaagagcagagcttactcaggCACCTCAGgaaagaagagaagaggattctcaacccaatggagaaaaatcttcgggagattcaagagaatataaggtttattcaggaggaaatcactaagttaaaggaacagatggatcaaaaagacagtgtgatatttctcaaggtgagggattatatttcaatttgtttctgtcaaagggcactaaatgaacagtggtatatttgaaataaacacagcaccGAGGCCAATTTTAACAAATTAATTGCCGCTCTGGCGACTTCAcacagaaggcagtgaaggccaagtctctggatactttcaagagagagttagatagagctcttatagatagtgctGTCAAggtatatggggagagggcaggaaccgggtactgactgtgtacgatcagccatgaccacagtgaatggtggtgctggctagaagggccgaatgtccTACTCCTGCATTTATTGTATATTGTCCCAAAACTGGACTTGCACAACTTCTGTACATCCCAGGACAGAATGCAAATTTCTCTGAAGTTATTTACTCTGATCTTAACACAGAGCTGCGGACTGTATCCTTAATTCTACATTAAATATCCTCTAAAACTCTCATTAACTCCCATTTCCATTCACAGGTTGTGAGTGTATCTGGTGCGGTGGCTGTGAGGGTCTCTTTGTCAATCAGTGAGAACAAAGAATTTGACCCACACATCAGGCTTATCTTCTGTATCTGGTTCCCATCAGATTAGGGAAACTATTATTGTCTCTTTACTTTTACAGATAACATTCAAATGAACGTTCAATCGTTCAAAACATaaccaggccattcggcccattttcTCATCTCAATTTCCCTCTTCACAATTCTCCTGCCACTTGCTCACCACAACCAGCAACAGTGCCCCGAAATCTCTGGTCCTTCACGTGTTTACCCAGCCTCCCCATTAcgttcagtctctgctgttccatttcagCCACTCCTGTGGCACTGAGTTCCACATCCTCCTCACTAAAtttcttgtggaatttgttaaaatccatctggaattACATCTCCCCACAAATCTCCCCATAAATAGAGGTACTTCCTCCACccgcacacaatcacatacatcactgatcttaaattcctccatcctatCACACTGACGTCATATCCGGATAATaatgcacagcctgtcctgtcttCCCTGTAAGTTTCATCCTCTCAGTAATGGTCTGACATTCAGACACTTTCCTTGTAAGTTACCCCGTGGTTCTGCATTGTCCGTGTGTGTGAATGATTGCGGGAGTGGGAATTTTCATCACCTTGTAATGATCCGGATGAAATTCAGGATATGTACAGTACCTCCAAGTCTAATCgcatttgtgttttatttatttcaggcggaagctcgtcggaacagaaggtaggacagactctttactgaaaccctgaatggatttgtaaaatagttcagaatagcaaattataaccagcagtttaatatttacaggattaatgatGATATCCAGGAATTGTCAGTGATAGATGAGACCCAACcggttgaaaaattcgatcacctctatttgttgaaaacagtgctgagagaaacgCTTGATGCTATTAATCGAGGTAAAATTATAAAGTTTCATTTCTCGTTGTTTATGAAGCTCAATTTAGTTCCAATTTGAGGCAAAGATTGTCTGTAATACTGGGCTGAAGGGGAACTGAACTTTATTCCACATCAAGCCCACCAGCCGGGGGAcatcactgtcacatggtcagctggagatgtcagacccctggacaCACCAGCACAGGGTCACAATACAACCAACACACGGGACTGGCAGATGAACCACTGTGTTCCAATCCCAGGCAAATGCACTAACACACCAGGACATGAGTTTGGATCTACCAGAGGAGCTGGGAATTTAATACTGACGATTATATAGTAGGGAATAAAAGTGGGtatcagtgtggtgacagggattGTCAGGAAAATACACAAGTTTTTCATGTGCCCTGTGAGTGCAGACTCTGACTGACACAGGTCTTCCCCCTTCCGGATCAGCATCTCTCACTGTTGTTAGAGGCAGAAGAGCGGAGTGGTCATGATCGGGGACTGAATcgccaggggaacagacaggagactctat from Hypanus sabinus isolate sHypSab1 unplaced genomic scaffold, sHypSab1.hap1 scaffold_1817, whole genome shotgun sequence includes these protein-coding regions:
- the LOC132387401 gene encoding zinc-binding protein A33-like, with protein sequence MQGPVPQQLRDRRLTDPQAVPRTRRETDSECCWKIINSGKDARNLLACHHIEMSGEQRFPTSGPRLLVSVFGTKWKERKRHCKEHEEELKLFCETDRTPICVICRDAQEHREHRFMPIKEAVKIYTDQIKSSLDSLTKKKSDFQEKEQQQKEKISGVREQSHSLQSHVTSQFAELRQIITEKEQSLLRHLRKEEKRILNPMEKNLREIQENIRFIQEEITKLKEQMDQKDSVIFLKAEARRNRRINDDIQELSVIDETQPVEKFDHLYLLKTVLRETLDAINR